In the genome of Lactuca sativa cultivar Salinas chromosome 3, Lsat_Salinas_v11, whole genome shotgun sequence, the window ACAAATATCACTacccaaggtcatgacctccattgctctccataaagcttgatgaatgaggctctctggacctctatggatccagatccaaagcctcatcactagcaagggactatttggccatcaaatcaactcaacaaggccacaaggaACCCTAAATCCAGCTATActccacaaaacagaagatgaaccgaaatcatacctctagatcgatgatctaagcttcaaatccgcagaatagcaacctcctttgcctcctcttggctagaacctccctcctcTTTTCTagacaacacacaaaggtcaagaaatgcttcctttctctcccaaaacgccaaagcactctagggtttctctctatggactgttgggtacaaatgacggccataaggccctttaaaaaggtcccaaacccgagaaattagggtttcattaaacagcgcggactcgccgagtccagatcctggactcgccgagtccaatcaaaTCCCGCGTctagaatcgcgatcctactcggcgagtttgagctccaactcgccgagtcccctctcaaaacaccaaaaaaagcAAAGCCATAaaggatacctggaaatccggactgTTGCAACTGAGTCTACATAAAGACCTCAAGTCGAATAGCAAACTTAAAAACCAAACGGGCCAAAGCGACACCACAATCGGGCTTCGAGCACGACCAAGGTGCCAAAGCAATCCTTCCATAACCCAGCACCCATCATGGCACCGCAAGGCCTACTCCCAACATATATAATTTCGTGTGTCATACACGATCACCTGcaagaaaaaaagaaacaaatagtACCTTAGTGTTTTCATGCAAGAGGACCGGACCTTTGTTTCTCCCACAAACACCATTTATCTTCATCcatattacatatcactaagcgaTTTTTAGCTCTCAAAATCTCTACAAAGCTCCTAAATAATTGCTTGAGTTATAAAGATATACCAAGTTCTTACAACTCATCCCTCCGTAATCTATCCCTACAACACTTGGTTGCACAAAATacttacattatgaaacaaattAATAGATTTCGGTAatatgtaattatatatatacttaaattaattatattaataacTATTTAATACGACTATTATATATTGTagtattaattaaattataaataattatattcaaGTGAATAATTTAATGAAAAAATTTGACTACCAATAATTTGATTTGTATACCTCCAAGAATTTAAAGCCACTCCAAGCGTCGGTGAGTGATAAGAAAACTCCCACATGTTTATAGGAGAAAGTTAAATTTCCATTTGAATATCAACATTTACATTTAAAAATTGTGATAATTGTAGTTTTAGCATCAATAAATCAATAATTTACCATTGGAGACACCAACCATTCTTCAGTTACATGAACACCAACTATTATACTACAAATCCTGTTTCATTACTTACAGTACAAAACGGTTCTTTATATTTTTCATGGCACACAATCACGATACACCGTCTTTTACACATATCCAATCAAAACTGAGTGGAAAACAGTAACGAAAAGGTAGAAAAACACTTGAAATCAATCATAAAATAAGTAAAGAtctataattcttttttattccGGTGGACATTTAATTGAAAACCCACACTTACACACGAACAGAAAAGAACAGTCATCAACAAAGAACACAATCTAACACCATAAACTTCAATTACTTTCTAGAGTAGCAAAGAAACAGAAAAAGAAAACCATCTGTCCTTCCATCAGTTGCAAACTACACATGTTCTTTATCCCCTATCACAGTAATTACCTTTAGTACATGGCCTATTCCCTACATTATACGCTCCTTGACACTTGTTTCCACAAGCAGGATTTCCACGGTTTTGACTAGCCAAAGTACGTTTCACTGTTTGGGCCAGAATCCGTCTATGTTCTTCAGTGTCCATCAGAAATTCTTCATCGTCTTTCACTAACATTGGGCATTCACCCACAGTGCCATTACACTGATCAGCATATTGGTCCCATGATGATGGAGAAGCGTCGCAGTGGTTGATCGATAAGAGAATGATTGATGGTAGAAAGATAAGAAAAGTAAAGCAGATGAAGATGGTGCTTCTTGGTGCCATGAGTTGACTTATTTTGGGAAACAAATTGTGTTGATATTATTGATGCATATAAGTTAGAGAAAATTACATGTTTGGTCCTTGTGTTTTACCGACTATTGCATGCGCAGTCAAATTTTAAAGTTATCTAAATCGCGTTATTATATTTTCATTTCATTGAATATAGTTCGTGACTGATAGGGACCATAATTGTAATGAAATGCAAACCTAAAACGATACTAAAACAATTTGAAGTTTTGAACCAAATTTCAGTTTTGAATAAAATATATATAGTGAGTAGTGACCATATATATTCGTAATTAACTCTGTAAATTATAAAGGAAGAAAAGTGGGTACTGATACTCACGGAGTCACGGGTGTAAATAACCTCCTTGTTAGAAAACCTTTCATTGTCAAGACTCTGCTAAATATAATTTTTGTAAACATAttgaattttaatatattttatttaaataataaaaaatttcatttatctTGTTTGCAATCAATGCAAAGGGAACACTGGAAATAATTATAATAACCATGTGATAAGTTTCAAAACCGGATGATATTAACTTTGTATATCAAGGTCGACGGcaaaaaaaaatacacaaaaatATATTTTGCGACCGATAATATTAGTTTAGTTTGTATATCAACGTTGATGGAAATAAGAAATACAATAAATATGTTTTGCGACCGATAATATGTTCAGGGGCGGTTTTAGGGTGGATTGCTAGTGGTAACGGCAACCTCTAACTTTTCCGGACGCAGTGgaaaaattttcgaaaattttatttttctactGTCGTGCAACACTAACTTTCACATGACACCCCTACTGTGAAATCTTGTGTCCGCCTCtgaatgtaacatccataaattttacaccaaatttaaactcTTTCGATCATAAATAAAATCAGATAGCAtcgtttacaaaaatgttttcaaatcaatatccatcagagtgtctcaaaatcataacataaggatgaggaacGGTACGGTCACGttttcgccttgccatgatctcctgaattacctgaaacaatacactgaaactgtaagcctgagaGCTTAGTGGGTCACTGCCAAAATACCAATGCCACACTGACAATGCCATATCAGTAACAagcaatcaatcaacatgcatactgggtcaTCGGCCTAACTGGACCGCCATACTGGGTGTACAGTCAATCTGAATCAATCCCGATCCTTCGGCATAACTGGTCCACCACGTGGGCATGCAGTCCCGGATCTATAATAGGGTATGTTGGGctttagcacaaagcaagaccgcctcaacccaaccaataagcaaataaccatgtgtgcaTAACAATCATATACTAGCatacacaaacatcaaacatatttaTCTCAATGATCATCAATAATAGAATTCTcgcgtaactagagtaccgacctacaaggtcactaacatatcaatccatacggatcataagagcataacatactgtctaccatgattccgatctaacaaatcataaccacatgtagcataccataacaataacaactataggGCCCGCCGTGGTGCCGttgaccctatcgatatagtgaggataactcacctcgcagatgtcgactcgtaagataaactccaactctcggatcacttgacacaggctccaccacctatgacCATAGTACAAAATACTCTtgagtccttaaccttataagttactccataacccactagtcaacccctggtcaaagtcaaagtcctcagtcaagctcaacagtccatgttgacccccaactcggcgagtaccctcggctactcgccgagttcctttaagcacattccaactcgccgagtcatcggggtgactcgccgagttccttcgattcttatccaaagtttaaggccacccgtcgagttccctccttgcaactcgacggatacacacacatacatatcataGGGAAAActcacccgactcgccgagttgttcttcaactcgtcgagtcttatggtaatcttcattggactcgccgagttgctcatccaactcgtcgagtttacgaccatcttcatgtgactcgtcgagtcaaccttgcgactcgctgcgtccattcagtcctttttccatacagacctatTTTGAGCCATTCAGCGGCTCCAAAtagtagatccaagcttctaggacatgcttttcacgtaaagttgcaaactttatgtgcatgcatagcTAGAAAGGTTCttaatgccaaatctaagctcttaatggagcttcatgctcaagagggacctcaatcatgaccaaagctgaaactttatgcttctagaatccaaggagggtccagatctgaagttacaacctcaaatctagcccatagctcctcTTTCCAGCTTAATATTCccaccaaaaccctaaaactcaaccaatagaagagatcCACAAGGAAAAAGGCGATTTGGTTACCTCTagaagatgataactgagataggtgttgattcccacactctacttgctccaatatccttctcctccaagccttccCCCTCCAAAGATCctttttcaagcttcaaacacacaatgggcacacgCACACGCATATTAGGATTTTAAGGAGCTCTCAAAGAttgcaaagaggccaaaggaggctgaggctcctttaaatagaggtgcaaaccacGGGAtgtagggtttcatctgccagctcctactcgccgagtcccaatatggactcgtcaagtaggtcacttaacacgggatcccaccccgctgctactcgacaagtaggtcaaccaactcgtcgagtagagcttaacccaataaatcatatttaaacaatAACtgggaatcggggcgttacaactcgcccccacttgaactacacttttccctcgaagtccgctgggataaacaatgtcgggtaatgctagtgcatctccgccaccgactcccatgtccactcggatcccctccaatGTTCCTAcagtacctttaccaaaggtatttccttattccctagaatcttcttcttcctttccaagatAGCCAcatgcctctccacatagttcaggcgctcatcgacctgaatgtcatccaacgataccactgcctcctggtccataatgcattttcgcaattgagaaacatgaaatgtgttgtggattCGGCTGAGCTCCTCCGAAAGCTCTAGCCTATGagctaccctgccaaccctagcaaCAATCCTGAATAGCCCAATATaatggggacccaattttcccctcttcctgaagcagatcacacccttccagggtgagacctctAGGAGAACCATGTAGCCTAACTGAAATTCTAGCTTAGATCAGCGTCGGTCtgtataacttttctgccgactctgagcggtctgcaatcACTGTACTATGATGTATcttctcggtagtttgcagaactaactttgtccgacccatcaccttgtgcccaacctcgccccagcagaCTGGGATCCTccacttccgcccatacaacagctcgaaaggcaggGTGCCAATACTAGAATAATAGTTGTcattgtaggcgaactctgcaagcggtaggtgggaatcccaactcccaccgaaatcaatgacgtACGCCCTCAAAATAACCTTGAGGGTCTGTATGGTTCGCTCACTCTGCCGATCAGTCTATGGATGGAACAATGTGCTAAAATGCAGccgcgtacccagttcctcatggaacttctaacAAAAACGGGAAGCAAACTTGACATCTCGATCGGAAACgatagaaactggaaccccatggcgagagacaatctctctgacgtacaggtcggccaacttctctgccgacgagctctcccgtatggctaggaaatgggcactcttggtcaatcgatccatgatgacccatatagcatcgaaccccttTGCCGTCTTCGGAAACTTCGAGATGAAATCCATTgcgatctgttcccatttccacatgggaatctccagaggctgcaactttccatgcagcctctgatgctcggccttgaccatcctacaggtcaagcacttcTCAACAAACCAAtcgatatctcgcttcataccaaGCGACCAATAAGTCGAACTCAAATCACAGTATATATCTTGGTGGCTCCCGAGTGAATAGAAAaacaagacttatgagcctcctccatcactgtctgccggacccctccggacatcggaacccaaaccgaccctaacgggtcaacaatcctcggctatcctgaacaaaccgggcgctttctcccttaatcctttccaacttccagttctctggtctGATACCCTCAATCTGGGCATTCCTGACCAAGcccaccagcggggaatccaTCGATATCCTCGTACACCTGGCTGGGGTagaggacccagctgacttgctgctgaaagcatccgcaaccacattcgctttaccaggatggtaaaggatctcacaatcatagtccttgaccacatccagccacctacgttgcctcatattcaggttcggtTGATCCATAATGTGCCTTAAACTCTTGTGAACCGTATAGATAGTACATCGGACACCATACTAATAacgcctccaaatcttgagagcgaaaaccaccacTCCCAACTTAAGATCGTgcatagggtatctcgtctcatgcggctttcagctgccgcgatgcataggctaccacccgtcctctctgcatgagtactgcccctaaacctgtgatggatgtatctcaaaataccacaaaatcctcaactccctcgagGAGTGTCAACACCGGTGCTTTGCATAAACActgccggagggtctcaaacgccctctgctgctcagggtcccatcggaaatccacccccttcctcgtttg includes:
- the LOC111900003 gene encoding protein RALF-like 33 codes for the protein MAPRSTIFICFTFLIFLPSIILLSINHCDASPSSWDQYADQCNGTVGECPMLVKDDEEFLMDTEEHRRILAQTVKRTLASQNRGNPACGNKCQGAYNVGNRPCTKGNYCDRG